The Breoghania sp. genome has a segment encoding these proteins:
- the argS gene encoding arginine--tRNA ligase yields the protein MNVFAEFAERVRAIVRNLDLSADLGDADLARVVVEPPRDPAHGDLATNAALVLAKPARMKPRDLAEKIVEGLKADGDVETVEIAGPGFVNLRLKPVFWTGLLGKILAEGLDYGRGTAGAGMPVNVEYVSANPTGPMHVGHCRGAVVGDALASLLDFAGYDVTREYYINDAGAQIDVLAKSAYLRYREALGQEIGEIPSGLYPGDYLVPVGKALADAHGDALLSMDEADWMPIVRDASIDAMMALIRADLETLNVRHDVFFSERKLHARPEGGSSEIDAMLEELRARNLVYEGSLPPPKGQLPEDWEDREQTLFRATDYGDDIDRPLKKSDGAYTYFAADVAYFRSKFLRGFKQMIYILGADHGGYVKRLEAVGRAVSGGEAQVIVRLCQLVKLFRGGEPVRMSKRSGDFITLRDVVEEVGRDPVRFMMLYRKNDAPLDFDFAKVTEQSKDNPVFYVQYAHARCASVFRQAAEELPGIDLSEKGLATADFSLLEDRGELDLIVKMAEWPRIIEAAAEAHEPHRLAFYLYELASALHGHWNKGKDLPKLRFINAEDSKLSLSRLSLVRSVAMVLASGLTVLGVDAPDEMR from the coding sequence ATGAACGTTTTTGCCGAATTCGCCGAACGTGTGCGCGCCATTGTGCGCAATCTCGATCTCTCCGCCGACCTGGGCGACGCCGATCTGGCGCGCGTGGTGGTCGAGCCGCCGCGCGATCCGGCCCACGGTGATCTTGCGACCAACGCTGCGCTGGTGCTGGCAAAGCCCGCCCGCATGAAGCCGCGCGATCTGGCGGAGAAAATCGTCGAGGGTCTGAAGGCCGACGGTGACGTGGAGACGGTGGAGATCGCCGGGCCTGGATTCGTCAATTTGCGTCTGAAGCCGGTTTTCTGGACGGGCCTGCTGGGCAAGATCCTCGCCGAGGGGCTCGACTATGGTCGTGGCACGGCAGGCGCCGGCATGCCGGTAAACGTGGAATATGTCTCCGCCAATCCGACCGGCCCGATGCATGTGGGGCATTGTCGTGGCGCGGTGGTGGGCGATGCGCTGGCAAGCCTGCTGGATTTCGCAGGCTATGACGTCACCCGCGAATATTACATCAACGATGCTGGCGCGCAGATCGACGTTCTGGCGAAATCCGCCTATCTGCGCTACCGCGAGGCGCTGGGTCAGGAGATCGGCGAAATCCCGTCGGGCCTTTATCCGGGCGACTATCTCGTGCCGGTTGGCAAGGCCTTGGCGGATGCCCATGGCGATGCGCTTCTATCCATGGATGAAGCGGACTGGATGCCGATTGTTCGAGATGCATCCATCGACGCGATGATGGCGCTGATCCGCGCGGATCTTGAAACGCTGAATGTGCGTCATGACGTGTTCTTTTCCGAGCGCAAGCTGCATGCGCGCCCGGAGGGCGGCTCGTCCGAAATCGACGCCATGCTGGAAGAGCTTCGCGCGCGCAATCTGGTCTATGAGGGCAGCCTGCCGCCGCCCAAGGGCCAGCTGCCGGAAGACTGGGAAGACCGCGAGCAGACGCTTTTCCGCGCCACCGATTATGGCGACGACATCGATCGTCCTTTGAAGAAGTCGGACGGGGCCTATACTTATTTCGCGGCGGATGTGGCCTATTTCCGCTCGAAGTTCCTGCGCGGCTTCAAGCAGATGATCTACATCCTCGGCGCGGACCACGGCGGCTATGTGAAGCGGCTGGAGGCCGTCGGGCGCGCCGTTTCCGGCGGCGAGGCGCAGGTGATCGTGCGGCTGTGCCAGCTTGTGAAGCTGTTCCGCGGCGGCGAGCCGGTGCGCATGTCCAAGCGCTCGGGGGACTTCATCACCCTCCGCGATGTGGTGGAGGAGGTTGGGCGCGATCCCGTGCGCTTCATGATGCTCTACCGCAAAAATGACGCACCCCTCGACTTTGACTTCGCCAAGGTGACAGAACAGTCGAAGGATAATCCGGTCTTCTACGTGCAGTATGCACATGCCCGTTGTGCGTCCGTCTTCCGTCAGGCGGCAGAAGAACTGCCGGGAATCGACCTGTCGGAAAAAGGGCTTGCAACCGCGGATTTCTCCCTTCTTGAGGATCGTGGCGAGCTGGATCTCATCGTCAAGATGGCGGAGTGGCCGCGAATCATCGAGGCGGCTGCCGAGGCTCATGAACCGCATCGACTGGCATTTTATCTCTATGAATTGGCGAGTGCTTTGCACGGGCACTGGAATAAAGGCAAGGATTTGCCTAAATTACGCTTTATTAACGCTGAAGATTCAAAGTTGTCCCTATCGCGTCTATCGCTCGTGCGTTCAGTAGCGATGGTACTGGCTTCTGGTCTGACAGTTCTGGGCGTTGATGCGCCGGATGAGATGCGCTGA
- a CDS encoding SPOR domain-containing protein, whose translation MSERKTPPFSRSEADEQFADPAAAENRHGQQAAPERSAYAEDPLVELARIVSESAHFPQGGSGSEPDQAASRGMPQPQAPHSQASQPQASQQPAAPQPVGGVAPVHTPADPQHYELPDTFSSDLEAELIAELAPVYSPTPAMQQAPSMQQAPEVAPEPTAQRTQPVARHAEAPHVEKPMPRATPYVPGFQPPAREERAVRPQEPVAPAPAPTAGQASSPAPVMPSAPVAPSVSPQPVQAQVQAPVARAPSVETPAAAPQVEAPRVNAPSVRPVRDDDFYFGDPLAYDPSAELPDDTAANYADAAAQALEAAVQEELRLATLGVQDVGADTTGTEPDFGDFSDFREPGFDDVTPELEQSAPNYASSLEAGLGSSRLSLSDSDLRGSYDTGYAAPYAQQSYRVEPEPVAAAPMQPEPVRPEPIRHEAEPVSSGQGGVEQRFDAGQMQWSETEDFYADEPAYAQETSSQAYGQPQAQTGLEDDFDLDDIFEAERDAAPARVEHGALPEHSRAEKRAAPHVEPRRKGMIAAAAIAGLVVVGGGVFAISGLFGDSGTSGPPTRIMAEPGPMKVFPEAREASSEPSPSKAIYDRVAGVQPRDEQLVSREEQPIANVPTTDGGDARTVGGTDTASPATPKRVRTVVVRPDGTIIAAPDLPDSTAGSTATLDTNVSANAGANIRTVATTPAEGAPSVGVTTGTNAGELRVATTPDASSAGETAQPTLSIADAGRLGTTLTPRSKPEDAAALAAAAAPAVSAPIQRSGPLDLTGGQNTAAPVRTAAAPAQPTTTAASVPSGTYVVQVSSQRTREQAEAAYTSMQRRFPAILGSINAIYPSVDLGDRGTFYRVRIPAGSQAAAIDLCTQLKDAGGDCFVRRTE comes from the coding sequence ATGTCCGAAAGAAAAACGCCCCCGTTCTCCCGCAGCGAAGCGGACGAACAGTTCGCCGATCCGGCTGCGGCCGAAAACAGGCACGGCCAACAGGCCGCGCCCGAGCGGTCGGCTTATGCCGAAGATCCGCTGGTGGAGCTCGCCCGCATCGTCAGCGAATCCGCGCACTTCCCGCAGGGTGGTTCGGGGTCCGAACCTGATCAGGCCGCCTCACGGGGCATGCCGCAACCTCAGGCCCCTCATTCTCAGGCGTCACAGCCTCAGGCATCCCAGCAACCCGCCGCGCCCCAACCTGTGGGGGGCGTTGCGCCTGTGCATACGCCTGCGGACCCGCAGCACTACGAGTTGCCCGATACGTTCAGTTCGGATCTGGAAGCGGAACTGATCGCCGAGCTTGCGCCGGTTTACAGTCCGACCCCCGCGATGCAGCAGGCGCCCTCGATGCAGCAGGCACCGGAAGTGGCTCCGGAGCCCACAGCGCAGCGTACGCAGCCGGTTGCGCGTCATGCGGAAGCGCCGCATGTCGAAAAGCCGATGCCGCGCGCAACGCCTTATGTTCCGGGCTTTCAGCCGCCAGCGCGCGAAGAGCGTGCGGTTCGCCCCCAGGAGCCTGTGGCTCCGGCTCCGGCCCCGACCGCCGGACAGGCTTCAAGCCCCGCGCCCGTCATGCCCAGTGCACCGGTCGCTCCGTCCGTGAGCCCGCAGCCTGTGCAGGCTCAGGTTCAGGCGCCGGTTGCGCGCGCTCCGTCTGTGGAGACGCCCGCCGCCGCACCGCAGGTTGAAGCACCGCGCGTCAATGCGCCTTCGGTTCGGCCTGTGCGGGACGATGATTTCTATTTTGGCGATCCGCTCGCCTATGATCCGTCCGCTGAACTGCCGGATGATACGGCAGCCAATTATGCCGATGCGGCTGCTCAGGCGCTTGAGGCGGCCGTGCAGGAAGAGCTACGTCTTGCCACCCTTGGTGTTCAGGATGTGGGCGCGGATACCACGGGGACCGAACCCGATTTTGGTGATTTCTCGGATTTCCGCGAGCCGGGCTTCGATGATGTCACGCCGGAGCTGGAGCAGAGTGCACCCAATTACGCATCCTCGCTTGAGGCCGGTCTGGGCAGTTCGCGTCTGTCCCTGAGCGACAGCGATCTGCGCGGCAGCTACGATACCGGCTACGCGGCGCCCTATGCTCAGCAGAGTTATCGCGTCGAGCCGGAGCCCGTCGCCGCGGCCCCGATGCAGCCCGAGCCGGTCAGGCCTGAGCCGATCCGCCATGAAGCCGAGCCCGTATCCTCCGGGCAGGGGGGCGTCGAACAGCGTTTCGATGCCGGGCAGATGCAATGGTCTGAAACGGAAGATTTCTACGCGGATGAGCCTGCATATGCGCAGGAGACGTCCTCTCAGGCCTATGGTCAGCCTCAGGCTCAGACGGGTCTGGAGGATGATTTCGATCTCGATGACATTTTCGAGGCCGAACGGGATGCTGCCCCGGCGCGGGTCGAGCATGGGGCCCTGCCAGAACATTCGCGCGCGGAAAAACGCGCGGCGCCGCATGTGGAGCCTCGCCGCAAGGGAATGATCGCAGCGGCCGCCATCGCGGGCCTAGTTGTCGTGGGCGGTGGTGTCTTTGCGATCAGTGGCCTGTTCGGCGATTCCGGAACCAGCGGACCTCCGACGAGGATCATGGCTGAGCCGGGCCCGATGAAGGTCTTTCCGGAAGCGCGGGAAGCCTCCAGTGAACCGTCCCCAAGCAAGGCGATCTATGACCGGGTGGCGGGTGTTCAGCCGCGCGACGAGCAACTCGTTTCCCGCGAAGAACAGCCGATCGCGAATGTCCCAACCACCGATGGCGGGGATGCCCGCACGGTGGGAGGCACGGATACCGCGAGCCCGGCGACGCCCAAACGGGTGCGCACCGTTGTCGTGCGCCCGGATGGGACGATCATCGCCGCGCCGGATCTGCCAGATTCGACGGCAGGCTCCACGGCGACACTCGACACCAACGTTTCCGCCAATGCCGGGGCGAACATCCGCACCGTGGCAACGACCCCGGCTGAGGGCGCTCCTTCGGTTGGTGTGACGACAGGAACGAATGCGGGCGAGCTCCGCGTTGCGACGACGCCTGATGCTTCATCTGCAGGCGAAACAGCCCAGCCGACGCTTTCGATTGCCGATGCGGGGCGTTTGGGAACCACGCTGACGCCGCGCTCCAAGCCGGAGGATGCAGCGGCACTCGCGGCTGCGGCGGCGCCCGCGGTGAGCGCGCCGATCCAGCGGTCCGGCCCGCTTGATCTCACCGGTGGCCAGAATACGGCCGCTCCCGTGAGAACAGCTGCCGCGCCCGCGCAGCCGACAACAACGGCCGCATCCGTGCCGTCTGGCACCTATGTGGTGCAGGTTTCCTCGCAGCGCACCCGCGAGCAGGCGGAAGCGGCTTATACCTCCATGCAGCGGCGCTTTCCGGCCATTCTGGGGAGTATCAATGCGATCTATCCCAGTGTCGACCTGGGCGATCGCGGCACGTTCTACCGGGTTCGGATCCCGGCTGGAAGCCAGGCGGCGGCAATCGACCTTTGCACTCAGCTGAAGGACGCGGGCGGCGACTGCTTCGTGCGCCGCACCGAATAG
- the nagZ gene encoding beta-N-acetylhexosaminidase produces MTKAFIAGCEGLRLTGDERAFFAAERPWGLILFARNVADPAQVADLVAEFRSVVGEPDAPVLIDQEGGRVQRLRPPHWPIYPPGRAYGRIFERDHAAGMRATWLGARLIAHDLHRLGITVDCLPLLDVPAPEGHDIIGDRAYATDADTICTLAGLAAEGLAAGGVLAIAKHIPGHGRAAADSHLELPVVTAPADDLRNIDFAPFQRLADLPLAMTAHVVYTAFDADNPATTSVAVIEDVIRREIGFQGCLMSDDLSMKALKGGLGDRATAAFAAGCDLALHCNGDLVEMREVAANTPELAGRSGERAQAALAVRREPESLDEAAAREEFAMLLSAAADA; encoded by the coding sequence ATGACCAAGGCATTCATTGCGGGCTGCGAAGGCTTGCGTCTCACCGGCGACGAGCGCGCCTTTTTTGCGGCCGAACGCCCCTGGGGGCTGATCCTCTTTGCCCGCAATGTCGCCGATCCTGCGCAGGTTGCGGACCTCGTGGCGGAATTTCGAAGCGTCGTGGGGGAGCCGGATGCGCCGGTTCTGATCGATCAGGAAGGGGGACGGGTTCAGCGTCTGCGCCCGCCCCATTGGCCGATCTATCCGCCGGGTCGTGCCTATGGTCGGATATTCGAGCGCGATCATGCGGCGGGCATGCGGGCCACCTGGCTTGGCGCGCGACTGATCGCGCACGATCTTCATCGTCTCGGCATAACGGTCGATTGTCTGCCCTTGCTCGACGTGCCCGCGCCGGAAGGCCACGATATCATCGGGGATCGCGCCTACGCGACGGATGCGGACACGATCTGCACCCTTGCGGGCTTGGCTGCTGAGGGGTTGGCCGCGGGCGGCGTCCTTGCGATCGCCAAGCATATTCCCGGTCACGGACGCGCGGCTGCCGACAGTCATCTGGAATTGCCTGTGGTCACCGCGCCTGCCGATGATCTTCGCAATATCGATTTTGCGCCGTTCCAGCGTTTGGCCGACCTGCCACTCGCCATGACGGCACATGTGGTCTACACCGCGTTCGATGCAGACAATCCTGCAACGACCTCGGTGGCTGTCATTGAAGACGTCATCCGCCGAGAGATCGGCTTTCAGGGCTGCCTGATGAGCGATGACCTCTCCATGAAGGCGCTCAAGGGTGGTTTGGGCGATCGGGCGACCGCGGCTTTCGCCGCAGGCTGCGATCTGGCCTTGCATTGCAACGGCGATCTGGTCGAGATGAGGGAGGTCGCTGCAAATACGCCTGAGCTTGCCGGGCGCTCTGGCGAGCGGGCCCAGGCGGCACTTGCGGTCAGGCGCGAGCCGGAAAGCCTCGACGAGGCGGCCGCGCGCGAAGAATTTGCGATGCTGCTGAGTGCGGCTGCGGACGCATAG
- a CDS encoding ScpA family protein, whose protein sequence is MSGEEPFELPLHEIRQPEGPALLVDVDGYEGPLDLLLTLARNQKVDLARISILALAEQYLAFVNEARKLRLELAADYLVMAAWLAYLKSRLLLPEQKDDDEPSGEELAAALAFRLRRLEAMREAAARLLNRNRLGRDVFARGAPEAVSVVRKSEWDATIFDLLMAYASQRQRNSVTSVSVGRRTVWSLADARTILTRLVGGVAEWAPIDSYLLSYITKPEERATVLASAFSASLELVREGKIELRQSATFSPLYIRWRNDAGVTSEPEPERAPEADNGMEDDDERD, encoded by the coding sequence ATGTCGGGCGAAGAGCCTTTCGAGCTGCCCCTGCATGAAATCCGGCAACCGGAAGGGCCGGCATTGCTGGTCGACGTGGATGGCTATGAAGGTCCGCTCGACCTGTTGCTGACGCTCGCGCGTAACCAGAAGGTCGATCTCGCCCGCATCTCCATTCTGGCGCTGGCGGAGCAGTATCTGGCCTTCGTCAACGAGGCGCGCAAACTGCGCCTGGAACTCGCCGCCGACTATCTGGTCATGGCGGCCTGGCTCGCCTATCTGAAATCGCGCCTCCTTCTGCCGGAGCAGAAGGACGATGACGAGCCGTCGGGCGAGGAACTGGCGGCTGCGCTTGCCTTCCGCCTGCGTCGGCTTGAGGCGATGCGAGAAGCGGCGGCCCGGCTGTTGAACCGTAATCGGCTTGGGCGCGATGTCTTTGCGCGCGGCGCGCCGGAAGCCGTTTCCGTGGTGCGCAAGAGCGAGTGGGACGCCACGATCTTCGATTTGCTGATGGCCTATGCCTCGCAACGCCAGCGCAATTCGGTGACCTCCGTTTCCGTCGGTCGACGTACGGTCTGGTCACTGGCCGATGCGCGCACCATTCTGACGCGCCTGGTGGGCGGTGTTGCCGAATGGGCCCCGATTGACAGCTACCTGCTCAGCTACATCACGAAGCCGGAAGAACGTGCGACGGTGCTGGCCAGCGCCTTTTCCGCCAGTCTGGAGCTGGTGCGCGAAGGCAAGATCGAGTTGCGCCAATCGGCAACGTTCTCTCCGCTTTACATCCGCTGGCGTAATGACGCCGGCGTGACAAGTGAACCGGAACCGGAACGCGCGCCCGAAGCCGACAACGGCATGGAAGACGACGATGAGCGAGATTGA
- the scpB gene encoding SMC-Scp complex subunit ScpB — MVEALLFASADPLGVEELAAQLPQGLDIAALISELQQAYAGRGVNLVSVAGKWAFRTADDLAFLLRREANEQKKLSRAALETLAIIAYHQPVTRAEIEEVRGVSTSKGTLDVLLETGWIRMRGRRRTPGRPVTYGTTEGFLDHFGLDEVRDLPGLEELRGAGLLDSAVPIDFLVPAPNDSEDLRDDEDPLETGDMFADLEEEYAGGDRVRDEDDTAER, encoded by the coding sequence ATGGTGGAGGCCCTGCTGTTCGCGAGCGCGGACCCGCTGGGGGTAGAGGAACTCGCCGCGCAGCTGCCGCAGGGGCTGGATATCGCTGCGCTGATCTCGGAATTGCAGCAGGCCTATGCCGGACGAGGCGTCAATCTGGTCAGTGTTGCCGGAAAATGGGCCTTCCGAACGGCGGACGATCTCGCCTTTCTGCTGCGCCGGGAGGCGAATGAGCAGAAAAAACTCTCGCGCGCGGCTCTGGAAACGCTGGCCATCATCGCCTATCACCAGCCGGTGACGCGGGCGGAGATCGAGGAGGTTCGTGGCGTGTCCACATCCAAGGGTACGCTGGATGTGCTGTTGGAGACCGGCTGGATCCGCATGCGTGGGCGCAGGCGCACACCCGGCAGGCCCGTGACCTACGGCACGACGGAAGGCTTCCTCGACCATTTCGGGCTCGACGAAGTGCGCGATCTGCCGGGACTTGAGGAATTGCGCGGGGCCGGGCTTCTCGACAGCGCCGTGCCTATTGATTTTCTCGTTCCGGCCCCAAATGACAGCGAAGACCTTCGCGACGACGAAGATCCGCTGGAGACAGGCGACATGTTCGCCGATCTGGAAGAAGAGTACGCTGGCGGAGACCGCGTACGGGACGAGGATGACACTGCTGAGCGCTGA